The following are encoded together in the Streptomyces sp. NBC_00341 genome:
- a CDS encoding DUF742 domain-containing protein gives MTPAAAEPARRLPVRGADKRPARVRPYSLTGGRTRFGHVLLVETFVAALEAPHERRELTNGNLASRVMPELQAIVELCRRMRTVAEISALLKMPLGVVRVLLSDLADQGKIRVYGTGHGTGQPDRALLERVLNGLRRL, from the coding sequence GTGACCCCCGCCGCCGCCGAACCCGCCCGCAGGCTCCCCGTCCGGGGGGCGGACAAACGCCCCGCCCGGGTCCGCCCGTACTCGCTCACCGGCGGCCGCACCCGGTTCGGCCACGTCCTGCTCGTCGAGACGTTCGTGGCCGCGCTCGAAGCCCCGCACGAGCGGCGTGAACTGACGAACGGCAACCTTGCCTCGCGCGTCATGCCGGAGCTCCAGGCCATCGTCGAGCTCTGCCGCCGGATGCGTACCGTCGCGGAGATCTCCGCACTGCTGAAGATGCCGCTCGGCGTGGTCCGGGTACTGCTCAGCGACTTGGCCGACCAGGGAAAGATCCGCGTGTACGGGACCGGGCACGGCACCGGCCAGCCCGACCGCGCACTGCTCGAAAGGGTGCTCAATGGACTCCGTCGTCTCTGA
- a CDS encoding polysaccharide deacetylase family protein: METTAPGSARADAASDSKGSFGPVDCRKAKCIALTFDAGPAEDTPHLLDILKKEKVHATFFLLGKNHVKKHPDTVRRIQAEGHEVANHTWSHEILTDKKPAQIRAELEKTQNAIAAITGKKPRLMRPPQGRTDDTVSNISKDLGLSQILWSATAKDYSTTDSALIKKRILDQASKDGIILLHDIYKGSVPAVPGIIHALKKQGYTFVTVPQLMAPAEPVPGTIYRP, encoded by the coding sequence ATGGAGACCACCGCCCCCGGATCCGCACGCGCCGACGCCGCCTCGGACTCCAAGGGCTCTTTCGGCCCGGTGGACTGCCGCAAGGCCAAGTGCATAGCCCTGACGTTCGACGCGGGCCCGGCCGAGGACACCCCCCACCTGCTGGACATCCTCAAGAAGGAGAAGGTCCACGCGACCTTCTTCCTGCTGGGCAAGAACCATGTGAAGAAGCACCCCGACACGGTCCGCCGGATCCAGGCCGAGGGGCACGAGGTGGCCAACCACACCTGGTCGCACGAGATCCTGACGGACAAGAAGCCCGCCCAGATACGCGCCGAGCTGGAGAAGACCCAGAACGCGATAGCGGCGATCACCGGCAAGAAGCCGAGGCTGATGCGCCCGCCGCAGGGCCGCACCGACGACACCGTCTCCAACATAAGCAAGGACCTGGGGCTCTCCCAGATCCTGTGGAGCGCCACCGCCAAGGACTACTCGACGACCGACTCCGCGCTGATCAAGAAGCGGATACTCGACCAGGCGAGCAAGGACGGCATCATCCTGCTGCACGACATCTACAAGGGCTCGGTTCCCGCGGTGCCGGGCATCATCCACGCGCTGAAGAAGCAGGGCTACACCTTCGTGACGGTCCCCCAGCTGATGGCGCCCGCCGAGCCGGTCCCGGGCACGATCTACCGCCCGTAG
- a CDS encoding lysozyme codes for MPVHRSGSKTARRSRIAAAGTLLAALSLLITLPGAAGAAGNPATGDPTKPARGSATMGMGVVAHDGRGGLPADTRAVQTEGVDVSGHQNAVNWAALWSSGVKWAYVKATEGTYYTNEDFTQQYNGSYNVGMIRGSYHFATPDTTSGAVQANHFVDHGGGWSKDGRTLPGALDIEWNPYGDQCYGKTPAAMVSWIRDFVNTYKARTGRDAVIYTATSWWQTCTGNNAGFGTTNPLWVARYNTTVGALPAGWGFYTMWQYTSTGPTVGDHSHFNGALDRVQALANG; via the coding sequence ATGCCCGTGCACAGATCCGGCTCGAAGACCGCCCGCCGCTCACGCATCGCGGCCGCGGGAACTCTGCTCGCAGCACTCTCCCTCCTCATCACCCTGCCCGGCGCCGCGGGCGCCGCGGGCAACCCGGCCACCGGGGACCCCACGAAGCCCGCCCGGGGCTCGGCCACCATGGGCATGGGCGTCGTCGCCCACGACGGCCGGGGCGGACTGCCGGCCGACACCCGTGCCGTGCAGACGGAGGGCGTGGACGTCAGCGGCCACCAGAACGCCGTGAACTGGGCCGCCCTCTGGAGCAGCGGCGTCAAGTGGGCGTACGTGAAGGCGACCGAGGGCACGTACTACACGAACGAGGACTTCACCCAGCAGTACAACGGTTCGTACAACGTGGGGATGATCCGCGGCTCGTACCACTTCGCCACCCCGGACACCACGAGCGGTGCCGTCCAGGCCAACCACTTCGTCGACCACGGCGGCGGCTGGTCCAAGGACGGCAGGACACTGCCGGGCGCACTCGACATCGAGTGGAATCCGTACGGCGACCAGTGCTACGGCAAGACCCCGGCCGCGATGGTCTCCTGGATCCGCGACTTCGTGAACACCTACAAGGCGCGCACCGGACGCGACGCGGTCATCTACACCGCGACGAGCTGGTGGCAGACCTGCACGGGCAACAACGCCGGCTTCGGCACCACCAACCCGCTCTGGGTGGCCCGCTACAACACCACGGTCGGCGCACTCCCGGCCGGCTGGGGCTTCTACACGATGTGGCAGTACACCTCGACCGGCCCCACCGTGGGCGACCACAGCCACTTCAACGGCGCCCTCGACCGCGTACAGGCACTGGCCAACGGCTGA
- a CDS encoding MarR family winged helix-turn-helix transcriptional regulator — MRGVDVHGSERGSEPGAAGASGVDHEFLALELELAVFLRRARANSGEMAREVHPELEAAAYGLFVRLESAGRQRATDLASYFGVGKATMSRQLRALEGLGLVAREPDPADGRAFLVRLTDEGLERFRHVRDARRDRYVSKLADWDRAEVAELARLLHHLNARAED, encoded by the coding sequence ATGAGGGGTGTTGACGTGCACGGGAGCGAAAGAGGGAGTGAACCCGGCGCAGCCGGGGCTAGTGGTGTGGACCACGAATTCCTTGCCCTGGAGCTGGAATTGGCGGTGTTCCTGCGCCGTGCGCGGGCGAATTCCGGCGAGATGGCGCGGGAGGTGCACCCGGAGCTGGAGGCCGCCGCCTACGGGCTCTTCGTGCGCCTGGAGTCGGCGGGCCGGCAGCGGGCCACGGATCTCGCCTCGTACTTCGGGGTCGGGAAGGCCACCATGAGCCGTCAACTGCGCGCCCTCGAAGGTCTCGGACTGGTGGCGCGCGAGCCCGATCCGGCCGACGGGCGGGCCTTCCTCGTCCGCCTCACCGACGAGGGCCTCGAACGCTTCCGGCACGTCCGTGACGCCCGCCGGGACCGCTACGTGAGCAAGCTCGCGGACTGGGACCGGGCCGAGGTCGCGGAACTGGCCCGGTTGCTGCACCACTTGAACGCCCGCGCGGAGGACTGA
- a CDS encoding nitrate- and nitrite sensing domain-containing protein: MQKKRPRSKGSKNSGSEVASSAPAEGGRTVRVRSRLVAGVAVVGITVIAAGAPAALSASSELNDSQRLVTLAELNQQAIALAHSLADERDEVTAYIAAGREGKPGQGGATGSRSARVDQQVDEIRDAAPEVLRRDLSTIPSLRRDAVSGKGSALEAHQSYSEVIAKLHGLADELAEKTPPRAAGAGRAPLALGQATEHASATRGLLLAALAVPRKEPVTQTDPFTGLPVQTQDEGATKDDRTRDELSAAAQQARVGELSSLADFDQAAGATARDKLASTVTGPEVNNAEKYLAELTDRPELSDADQKVSSKKTGAALSARIDRMRSVESALGTAQVQRLEQLRDDDVTALELRIALLGGCFLIAVGVSTAVARTLTQPLAVLRIGAARLATEPDTAEPVRYTGRNDEFAQVVRSINALHGRLHGLLHDFNGRFGKLESERAELIAGREALTIQRAELQVHTADLTAQLEKLKNTVHHTFVNLSLRNLGLVERQLGVVESMEEREQDPDRLATLFKLDHMATVMRRHSENMLVLAGAEHGHAHPGPIPLVDVARAAVSEIERYERVTIQSLPPHAQIAGFAADDLSHLVAELLENATSFSPPDSKVQLSGWLLETGEVMLSVQDEGIGMSSVRMGELNTRLADPSLFEAGEQNADGAGLGLQVTSLLAARHAVRVQLREQKGNGVTAVVVLPTALLPKAPPAATPPPVTAPGDAPTLNLPGSVAEANSNALPSRTPALSADPLIAAAEQTIAESEAGTQPQPEAGTQPQPEAAPAPQPEPESAPATEPTSATEPASAPESAPEPPSARPESDSETTMQVRLPRVPEFDDVPEFTHAPAFGEGPEPTLASGPYAIGPDTHERAADEGPQPEPGPAPTPAPAPAPPAPAPAPVAAPAADTVPGPRHPEPDRAAARVTEKGLPKRTPKVVAPAAAPAADRTGSVDKDALRRRLGGFHQGAKDGRRDVEAEIAESTTPGTAVPAARTARTGQTEAADRTDGRTDETGDTVEEARS; encoded by the coding sequence GTGCAGAAGAAGCGGCCTCGGAGCAAGGGCAGCAAGAACAGCGGTTCCGAGGTGGCGTCTTCGGCGCCGGCCGAAGGCGGGCGCACCGTGCGCGTACGCAGTCGGCTGGTCGCGGGAGTCGCGGTCGTCGGGATCACCGTCATAGCCGCGGGGGCTCCGGCCGCCCTCAGCGCCTCCTCAGAGCTGAACGACTCGCAGCGGTTGGTCACCCTCGCCGAGCTGAACCAGCAGGCCATCGCGCTGGCGCACTCCCTCGCGGACGAGCGCGACGAGGTCACCGCGTACATCGCCGCCGGCCGGGAGGGAAAGCCCGGTCAGGGCGGCGCCACCGGGAGCCGGAGCGCCCGCGTCGACCAGCAGGTCGACGAGATCCGCGACGCGGCCCCCGAAGTCCTGCGCCGCGACCTCTCCACCATCCCCTCGCTGCGCCGCGACGCCGTCAGCGGCAAGGGTTCGGCGCTGGAGGCCCACCAGTCGTACTCCGAGGTCATCGCCAAGCTCCACGGCCTCGCGGACGAGCTCGCGGAGAAGACCCCGCCGCGCGCCGCCGGAGCGGGCCGCGCCCCGCTCGCCCTCGGCCAGGCCACCGAGCACGCCTCGGCCACCCGCGGGCTGCTGCTCGCCGCGCTCGCCGTCCCCCGCAAGGAGCCGGTGACACAGACCGACCCCTTCACCGGGCTGCCCGTCCAGACCCAGGACGAGGGCGCCACCAAGGACGACCGCACCCGGGACGAGCTGAGCGCCGCCGCCCAGCAGGCCCGGGTCGGCGAGCTGTCCTCGCTCGCCGACTTCGACCAGGCGGCCGGCGCCACCGCCCGCGACAAGCTCGCGTCCACCGTCACCGGCCCCGAGGTCAACAACGCGGAGAAGTACCTCGCGGAGCTCACCGACCGCCCCGAGCTCTCCGACGCCGACCAGAAGGTCAGCAGCAAGAAGACCGGAGCGGCGCTCTCCGCCCGGATCGACCGGATGCGCAGCGTCGAGTCCGCGCTCGGCACCGCCCAGGTGCAGCGGCTGGAGCAGCTGCGCGACGACGACGTCACCGCGCTCGAACTGCGGATCGCGCTGCTCGGCGGCTGCTTCCTGATCGCCGTCGGCGTCTCCACCGCCGTGGCCCGCACCCTCACCCAGCCGCTCGCCGTGCTGCGGATCGGTGCCGCCCGCCTCGCGACGGAACCCGACACCGCGGAACCGGTCCGCTACACCGGCCGCAACGACGAGTTCGCCCAGGTCGTCCGGTCCATCAACGCCCTGCACGGCAGGCTGCACGGACTGCTCCACGACTTCAACGGGCGGTTCGGGAAGCTGGAGAGCGAACGCGCCGAGCTGATCGCGGGCCGCGAGGCGCTCACCATCCAGCGCGCCGAACTCCAGGTCCACACGGCCGACCTGACCGCCCAGCTGGAGAAGCTGAAGAACACCGTCCACCACACCTTCGTCAACCTCTCGCTGCGCAACCTCGGCCTCGTCGAGCGCCAGCTCGGGGTCGTCGAGTCGATGGAGGAGCGCGAGCAGGACCCGGACCGGCTCGCCACCCTCTTCAAGCTCGACCACATGGCCACGGTCATGCGCCGCCACAGCGAGAACATGCTGGTCCTCGCGGGCGCCGAGCACGGACACGCCCACCCGGGCCCGATTCCGCTGGTCGACGTGGCGCGCGCGGCGGTCAGCGAGATCGAGCGGTACGAGCGGGTCACCATCCAGTCCCTGCCGCCGCACGCCCAGATCGCCGGATTCGCCGCCGACGACCTCAGCCACCTGGTCGCGGAACTCCTGGAGAACGCCACCTCCTTCTCGCCGCCCGACTCCAAGGTCCAGCTCTCCGGCTGGCTGCTGGAGACCGGCGAGGTCATGCTCTCCGTGCAGGACGAGGGCATCGGCATGTCGTCCGTACGGATGGGCGAGCTCAACACCCGGCTGGCCGACCCGTCGCTCTTCGAGGCGGGCGAACAGAACGCGGACGGCGCCGGTCTCGGCCTCCAGGTGACCTCGCTGCTGGCCGCGCGCCACGCCGTGCGGGTCCAGCTGCGCGAGCAGAAGGGCAACGGGGTGACGGCGGTCGTCGTCCTGCCCACCGCCCTGCTGCCGAAGGCACCGCCCGCCGCCACCCCGCCGCCGGTCACCGCGCCCGGCGACGCACCGACGCTGAACCTGCCGGGCTCGGTGGCGGAGGCCAACTCCAACGCACTGCCGAGCCGCACACCGGCACTCTCGGCCGACCCGCTGATCGCGGCGGCCGAACAGACGATCGCCGAGTCCGAGGCCGGAACCCAGCCGCAGCCCGAGGCCGGAACCCAGCCGCAGCCCGAGGCCGCACCGGCACCCCAGCCCGAACCCGAGTCCGCACCGGCAACAGAGCCCACGTCCGCAACAGAGCCCGCGTCCGCACCGGAATCCGCGCCCGAGCCGCCCTCGGCGCGTCCGGAGAGCGACTCCGAGACCACGATGCAGGTCCGGCTTCCCCGGGTGCCCGAGTTCGACGACGTACCCGAGTTCACCCACGCGCCCGCCTTCGGCGAAGGACCCGAGCCCACGCTCGCGTCCGGCCCCTACGCCATCGGCCCCGACACCCACGAGCGCGCCGCCGACGAGGGCCCGCAGCCGGAGCCCGGCCCGGCGCCCACCCCGGCGCCTGCCCCGGCCCCGCCCGCCCCGGCCCCCGCGCCCGTCGCCGCCCCGGCGGCCGACACCGTGCCCGGTCCGCGCCACCCGGAGCCCGACCGCGCCGCGGCCCGGGTCACGGAGAAGGGGCTGCCCAAGCGCACCCCCAAGGTCGTCGCGCCGGCCGCCGCCCCCGCCGCGGACCGCACGGGCAGCGTGGACAAGGACGCCCTGCGCCGCCGGCTGGGCGGCTTCCACCAGGGCGCGAAGGACGGCCGCAGGGACGTCGAGGCGGAGATCGCCGAGTCCACCACGCCGGGGACGGCCGTTCCGGCCGCGCGCACCGCACGTACAGGCCAAACTGAGGCGGCCGACCGTACCGACGGTCGAACCGACGAGACGGGGGACACAGTCGAGGAGGCACGCAGTTGA
- a CDS encoding protein phosphatase 2C domain-containing protein: MRMELATTAGIPGRSNEDWAATVLPASGQGGGLVLLDGVTPPQGDDGCVHSVPWFTARLGGALVELSGSRRDLTLREILAASIRRTADAHRSLCDLSHVRTPQATVVMVRWDETAIEHLVLSDSVLLLESPDGTVRALLDDRLDRLPATSLASEAITDARARNKEGGFFTAAADPAVAQRAVTGRTPRAEVRALAAMTDGASRWTEMFGEGDWTDCLGVLRKEGPQGLIDRVRALEDADTDRIRLRRAKTHDDATALYTEL; encoded by the coding sequence ATGCGTATGGAGCTCGCCACCACCGCCGGCATTCCCGGGCGCTCGAACGAGGACTGGGCCGCCACCGTCCTCCCCGCTTCCGGCCAGGGCGGGGGGCTGGTGCTGCTCGACGGGGTCACCCCGCCGCAGGGGGACGACGGTTGTGTGCACTCGGTCCCGTGGTTCACCGCACGGCTGGGCGGCGCACTGGTCGAACTGTCGGGTTCGCGGCGAGATCTGACCCTGCGGGAGATCCTGGCCGCGTCCATCCGGCGCACCGCGGACGCGCACCGTTCCCTGTGTGACCTTTCTCACGTGCGCACACCGCAGGCAACCGTCGTCATGGTGCGTTGGGACGAGACGGCCATCGAACACCTGGTCCTGTCCGATTCCGTGCTGCTCCTCGAATCGCCCGACGGAACCGTGCGCGCCCTGCTGGACGACCGGCTCGACCGGCTGCCGGCCACCTCGCTCGCCTCGGAGGCGATCACCGACGCGCGGGCCCGGAACAAGGAGGGCGGCTTCTTCACCGCCGCCGCCGATCCGGCCGTGGCGCAGCGCGCGGTGACGGGGCGTACGCCCCGCGCCGAGGTGCGGGCCCTGGCCGCGATGACGGACGGCGCGAGCCGCTGGACGGAGATGTTCGGCGAGGGCGACTGGACGGACTGCCTCGGGGTGCTGCGCAAGGAGGGGCCCCAGGGGCTGATCGACCGGGTCCGGGCCCTGGAGGACGCGGACACGGACCGTATCCGGCTGCGGCGCGCCAAGACCCACGACGACGCGACGGCGCTCTACACGGAGCTGTGA
- a CDS encoding roadblock/LC7 domain-containing protein encodes MTAPSTFGLSTEARNLQWLLSNLVEEVPGVHSVTVVSSDGLMLLSSDPGHQAARITGKQDGPRGSSADLATIVSGIGSLTVGAAKLMEGGGVKQTMVAMEEGSVFVMSISDGSLLGVHATPDCDMSVIAYHMALFVGRAGHVLTPELRSELRKSMESAQ; translated from the coding sequence TTGACTGCGCCCAGCACATTCGGCCTGAGTACCGAGGCCCGGAACCTTCAGTGGTTGCTGAGCAATCTGGTGGAGGAGGTGCCAGGGGTCCACTCGGTCACCGTCGTCTCGTCGGACGGCCTGATGCTGCTCTCCTCCGACCCCGGCCACCAGGCCGCCCGGATCACAGGCAAGCAGGACGGCCCCCGGGGCTCCAGCGCCGACCTGGCGACCATCGTCTCCGGGATCGGCAGCCTCACCGTCGGCGCCGCGAAGCTGATGGAGGGCGGCGGTGTCAAGCAGACGATGGTCGCCATGGAGGAGGGCAGCGTCTTCGTCATGTCGATCAGCGACGGCTCGCTGCTCGGCGTGCACGCCACCCCCGACTGCGACATGAGCGTCATCGCCTACCACATGGCGCTCTTCGTCGGCCGAGCCGGCCACGTACTCACCCCCGAACTCCGCAGTGAGCTGCGCAAATCGATGGAGAGCGCCCAGTGA